The Micromonospora sp. Llam0 genome contains a region encoding:
- a CDS encoding mannitol dehydrogenase family protein, whose product MNGDPAASVEPRGDIPLLGLGTLDRVPADSRPLVRPGDVGAGIVHLGLGAFHRAHQAVYTEQAIARAGGDWGIIGVAPRNVDVVRRLTDQDCLFSVTTLSAAAARTRVVGALAGVRHAASDPAAVVALLADPAIRVVTLTVTEKAYQLDPVTGRLRPDEAVAADLSTDRAPTTVPGLLLRGLAARAAADAGPLALVSCDNLPSNGRRLRGLVTEALAYAKVPDGTADWVHANVTFPGTMVDRIVPAATAQTLATARSALGVTDLAAIAGEPYTQWVIEDDFPGGRPAWQTAGAVLTGDAGPWERLKLRGLNGVHSAIAYLGALAGHDTIAEALVGVPGLPAVLRRMIAEDVATSFTPPDGVSVVGYGESVLERFANPAIRHRTIQVAMDGSQKLPQRVLHTIADRRAVGDRPYWSALVVAAWMRFAQGRADDGAELPFDDPLAAQIRVALAGSGGTPAGVVAALLGLTEVFPPELAADPEVREMITTWLTALDRHGVVGALTGAAG is encoded by the coding sequence GTGAACGGCGACCCGGCCGCGTCGGTGGAGCCTCGCGGCGACATCCCGCTGCTCGGCCTGGGCACCCTCGACCGGGTGCCGGCGGACAGCCGGCCACTGGTCCGCCCCGGCGACGTCGGCGCCGGCATCGTCCACCTGGGACTCGGCGCGTTCCACCGGGCCCATCAGGCGGTCTACACCGAGCAGGCGATCGCGCGGGCCGGCGGTGACTGGGGCATCATCGGCGTCGCGCCGCGCAACGTCGACGTGGTGCGCCGACTCACCGACCAGGACTGCCTGTTCAGCGTCACCACGCTGTCCGCCGCCGCGGCGCGGACCCGGGTCGTCGGCGCGCTCGCCGGGGTCCGGCACGCCGCCAGCGACCCGGCGGCGGTCGTGGCCCTGCTGGCCGACCCGGCGATCCGGGTGGTCACGCTGACCGTGACCGAGAAGGCGTACCAGTTGGACCCGGTCACCGGGCGGCTGCGCCCGGACGAAGCGGTCGCCGCCGACCTGAGCACCGACCGGGCGCCGACGACCGTGCCGGGCCTGCTGCTACGCGGGCTGGCCGCCCGGGCCGCCGCCGACGCCGGCCCGCTCGCCCTGGTCAGCTGCGACAACCTGCCGTCCAACGGGCGCCGGCTACGCGGCCTGGTCACCGAGGCCCTGGCGTACGCGAAGGTGCCCGACGGGACCGCCGACTGGGTGCACGCCAACGTCACCTTCCCCGGCACCATGGTCGACCGGATCGTGCCAGCCGCCACCGCGCAGACCCTGGCCACCGCCCGGTCCGCGCTCGGCGTCACCGACCTGGCGGCGATCGCGGGGGAGCCGTACACGCAGTGGGTGATCGAGGACGACTTCCCCGGTGGCCGGCCGGCCTGGCAGACCGCCGGGGCGGTGCTGACCGGTGACGCCGGCCCGTGGGAGCGGCTCAAGCTGCGCGGGCTCAACGGGGTGCACTCGGCGATCGCCTACCTCGGGGCGCTGGCCGGGCACGACACCATCGCCGAGGCGCTGGTCGGCGTCCCCGGCCTGCCCGCCGTACTGCGCCGCATGATCGCCGAGGACGTCGCGACCAGCTTCACCCCGCCGGACGGGGTGTCGGTCGTCGGGTACGGCGAGTCGGTGCTGGAGCGGTTCGCCAACCCGGCGATCCGACACCGCACCATCCAGGTGGCGATGGACGGCTCGCAGAAGCTGCCGCAGCGGGTGCTGCACACCATCGCCGACCGGCGCGCGGTCGGCGACCGGCCGTACTGGTCGGCGCTGGTGGTCGCCGCCTGGATGCGGTTCGCGCAGGGGCGGGCCGACGACGGGGCCGAGTTGCCGTTTGACGACCCGCTCGCCGCCCAGATCCGGGTGGCGCTGGCCGGGTCCGGCGGCACCCCGGCCGGAGTGGTGGCCGCGCTGCTCGGGCTCACCGAGGTGTTCCCGCCCGAGCTGGCGGCCGACCCGGAGGTCCGCGAGATGATCACGACCTGGCTGACCGCGCTGGACCGGCACGGGGTGGTCGGCGCGCTGACCGGCGCGGCCGGCTGA
- a CDS encoding Gfo/Idh/MocA family protein: MTSTPPRLALIGANGHGLWHRRQIAPLHAVGELRLVGLVDVRPVEPAPDAPIPDGAQVGTDHRLMLADTRPDVVVICTPPYTHLPIALDALAAGADLLLEKPPVLSLDEHRRLTAALAEHGRVCQVGFQALGSAALAELTAAATSGRLGTVTGISTVASWQRDDAYYRRSPWAGRRTVDGRPSLDGALANPLAHATMQCLAVAAAVDPSPPVLVELERYRVRPIEVDDTASMRITLDSGLSIVVAVTLAGEEFIPGEVLVHGTAGAAVLEYPTDRLRLPGEPAMRPVPGRTGLLENLLAHRRDPAGVPLIAPLARTEAFTALLEVVQAAPEPGLLGPDRTVATGVAGADRVLTIEGVNAVVRRGAAELALFSEQEVPWAVRPFRARLAQGVVGR; encoded by the coding sequence GTGACGAGCACGCCGCCCCGGTTGGCCCTGATCGGTGCCAACGGGCACGGCCTGTGGCACCGGCGGCAGATCGCCCCGCTGCACGCCGTCGGCGAACTCCGCCTGGTCGGCCTGGTCGACGTACGGCCGGTCGAGCCGGCACCCGACGCTCCGATCCCGGACGGCGCGCAGGTCGGCACCGACCACCGGCTGATGCTGGCGGACACCCGGCCGGACGTGGTGGTGATCTGCACGCCGCCGTACACCCATCTGCCGATCGCGCTGGACGCGCTGGCCGCCGGCGCGGACCTGCTGCTGGAGAAGCCGCCGGTGCTGTCGCTGGACGAACACCGGCGGTTGACCGCGGCGCTGGCCGAGCACGGCCGGGTCTGCCAGGTCGGTTTCCAGGCGCTCGGGTCGGCGGCGTTGGCCGAGTTGACCGCGGCGGCCACCAGCGGTCGGCTCGGTACGGTCACCGGGATCTCGACGGTCGCCTCCTGGCAGCGCGACGACGCCTACTACCGGCGGTCGCCGTGGGCCGGGCGGCGTACCGTCGACGGCCGCCCGTCGCTGGACGGCGCGCTGGCCAACCCGCTGGCGCACGCCACCATGCAGTGCCTGGCGGTGGCGGCGGCGGTGGATCCCAGCCCGCCGGTCCTGGTCGAGCTGGAGCGATACCGGGTTCGTCCGATCGAGGTGGACGACACCGCGTCGATGCGGATCACCCTGGACTCGGGGCTGTCGATCGTGGTCGCGGTTACCCTGGCCGGGGAGGAGTTCATCCCCGGTGAGGTGCTGGTGCACGGCACGGCCGGCGCCGCGGTGCTGGAGTATCCGACGGACCGGCTGCGGCTGCCCGGCGAGCCGGCGATGCGGCCGGTGCCGGGGCGGACCGGTCTGCTGGAGAACCTGCTGGCGCACCGGCGGGACCCGGCCGGCGTACCGCTGATCGCCCCGCTGGCCCGGACCGAGGCGTTCACCGCGTTGCTGGAGGTGGTGCAGGCCGCTCCGGAGCCGGGTCTGCTCGGCCCGGACCGGACGGTCGCGACCGGGGTGGCGGGCGCGGACCGGGTGCTGACGATCGAGGGGGTGAACGCGGTCGTCCGGCGCGGTGCGGCCGAGCTGGCGCTCTTCTCCGAGCAGGAGGTGCCGTGGGCGGTCCGGCCGTTCCGGGCCCGGCTGGCGCAGGGGGTGGTGGGCCGCTGA